The following are encoded together in the Phaseolus vulgaris cultivar G19833 chromosome 9, P. vulgaris v2.0, whole genome shotgun sequence genome:
- the LOC137820862 gene encoding 4-coumarate--CoA ligase-like 9, whose protein sequence is MATQNQTHSHPDTTIDPNTGFCSSSRTFHSLRPNVPLPPLSQPLSLANYALSLLPATATDKSALIDATTGRHLSYSLFLRQVKSLASSIQSLTPLSKGHVALILTPTSLRVPVLYFSLLSLGVTVAPANPLSSPSELTHLIQLTKPAIAFATSAVATNVPTLKFGTVLIDSPLFLSMLDANGDSHSRAPGVEVSQSDSAAILFSSGTTGRVKGVLLSHRNLIALIGGFCHLRKILQDSDKAEPHPVSLFTLPLFHVFGFVVLVRSIAMGETLVLMQRFDFEGMLKAVERYKISMIPVPPPLVVALAKSELVNKYDLSSLRMLGCGGAPLGEQVVDDFKAKFPNVEIAQSYGLTESGGGVARTWGPEEIKHHGSVGRLSENMEAKIVDPVTGEALLPCQKGELWIRGPTIMKGYVGDEKATAETLDSEGWLKTGDLCYFDSDGFLYIVDRLKELIKYKAYQVPPAELEHILHTNPEIADAAVVPYPDEEAGQIPMAFVVRKAGSNITVDQIMKFVAKQVSPYKKIRRVSFVNSIPKSPAGKILRRELVDYALSSGSSKL, encoded by the exons ATGGCTACCCAAAACCAAACACACTCTCATCCAGACACCACCATTGACCCAAACACCGGTTTCTGTTCTTCTTCTAGAACCTTCCACAGCCTCCGTCCAAACGTCCCACTCCCTCCGCTGTCTCAGCCGCTCTCCCTCGCCAATTACGCCCTTTCCCTCCTCCCCGCCACCGCCACAGATAAGTCCGCCCTCATCGACGCCACCACCGGCCGCCATCTCTCCTACTCCCTCTTCCTCCGCCAAGTAAAATCCCTCGCTTCCTCCATCCAATCCCTCACCCCTCTCTCTAAAGGCCACGTGGCGCTAATTCTCACCCCAACCTCCCTACGCGTCCCCGTACTTTACTTCTCTCTCCTCTCGCTTGGCGTCACAGTCGCACCTGCCAACCCGCTGAGTTCCCCATCCGAGTTAACTCACCTCATCCAACTAACAAAACCCGCCATTGCCTTTGCCACCTCCGCCGTCGCCACAAACGTCCCCACCCTCAAATTCGGCACCGTTCTCATCGACTCCCCTCTCTTCCTCTCTATGCTTGACGCCAACGGGGACTCACACTCACGCGCTCCCGGAGTCGAAGTGAGTCAGTCCGACTCCGCCGCAATTCTCTTCTCCTCGGGCACCACCGGGCGCGTGAAGGGCGTGTTGCTCTCGCACCGGAATCTCATCGCACTCATAGGCGGGTTCTGCCACCTGAGGAAAATCCTGCAAGATTCAGACAAAGCGGAGCCGCATCCCGTGTCACTGTTCACGCTGCCGCTGTTCCACGTGTTCGGGTTCGTCGTGCTGGTGAGGTCCATCGCTATGGGGGAGACGCTCGTTCTGATGCAGAGATTCGATTTCGAAGGGATGCTCAAAGCCGTGGAGAGGTATAAAATCTCAATGATTCCGGTGCCGCCGCCGCTCGTGGTGGCCCTCGCCAAGTCTGAGCTCGTAAACAAGTACGACCTCAGCTCGCTGCGGATGCTCGGTTGTGGCGGCGCGCCGCTGGGCGAGCAGGTCGTCGATGACTTCAAAGCCAAATTCCCCAACGTGGAAATTGCCCAG AGCTATGGTCTGACTGAAAGTGGAGGAGGAGTAGCTAGAACATGGGGGCCTGAGGAGATCAAGCACCATGGTTCTGTGGGTCGACTATCAGAAAACATGGAGGCCAAGATAGTGGATCCTGTAACTGGAGAGGCATTACTTCCTTGCCAAAAGGGGGAACTGTGGATTCGAGGTCCAACAATCATGAAAG GTTATGTAGGAGATGAGAAGGCGACAGCTGAAACATTGGATTCAGAGGGATGGCTGAAGACGGGCGATCTTTGTTATTTTGACTCTGATGGTTTCCTCTACATTGTAGATAGACTGAAGGAATTGATCAAATACAAAGCTTATCAG GTTCCCCCTGCTGAATTGGAACACATACTTCACACCAATCCTGAAATTGCTGATGCTGCAGTAGTTCC GTACCCGGATGAAGAAGCAGGACAGATTCCTATGGCCTTTGTAGTAAGAAAAGCTGGAAGCAACATAACTGTAGATCAGATCATGAAGTTTGTGGCGAAGCAG
- the LOC137820861 gene encoding 4-coumarate--CoA ligase-like 9 — protein sequence MATQNQTHSHPDTTIDPNTGFCSSSRIFHSLRPNVPLPPPSQPLSLADYALSLLPAAATDKSAIIDATTGRHLSYSLFLRQVKSLASSIQSLTPLSKGHVALILTPTSLHVPVLYFSLLSLGVTIAPANPLSSPSELAHLIQLTKPAIAFATSAVATNVPTLKFGTVLIDSPLFLSMLDANGDSYSRAPGVELSQSESAAILFSSGTTGRVKGVLLSHRNLIALIGGFCHLKKILQDSDEAVPHPVSLFTLPLFHVFGFFMLVRSIAMGETLVLMQRFDFEGMLKAVERYKISMIPVSPPLVVALAKSELVNKYDLSSLQILGCGGAPLGEQVADDFKAKFPNVEIAQGYGLTESGGGAARTLGPEEIKRHGSVGRLSENMEAKIVDPVTGEALLPCQKGELWIRGPTIMKGYVGDEKATAETLDSEGWLKTGDLCYFDSDGFLYIVDRLKELIKYKAYQVPPAELEHILHTNPEIADAAVVPYPDEEAGQIPMAFVVRKAGSNITADQIMKFVAKQVSPYKKIRRVSFVNSIPKSPAGKILRRELVDYALSSGSSKL from the exons ATGGCTACCCAAAACCAAACACACTCTCATCCAGACACCACCATCGACCCAAACACCGGTTTCTGTTCTTCTTCTAGAATCTTCCACAGCCTCCGTCCAAACGTCCCACTCCCTCCGCCGTCTCAGCCGCTCTCCCTCGCCGATTACGCCCTTTCCCTCCTCCCCGCCGCTGCCACTGATAAGTCCGCCATCATCGACGCCACCACCGGCCGCCATCTCTCCTACTCCCTCTTCCTCCGCCAAGTAAAATCCCTCGCCTCCTCCATCCAATCCCTCACCCCTCTCTCTAAAGGCCACGTGGCGCTAATCCTCACCCCAACCTCCCTACACGTTCCCGTACTCTACTTCTCTCTCCTCTCGCTTGGCGTAACAATCGCACCGGCCAACCCGCTCAGTTCCCCATCCGAGTTAGCTCACCTCATCCAACTAACGAAACCCGCCATCGCCTTCGCCACCTCCGCCGTCGCCACAAACGTCCCCACCCTCAAATTCGGCACCGTTCTCATCGACTCCCCGCTCTTCCTGTCTATGCTCGACGCCAACGGAGATTCATACTCACGTGCGCCCGGAGTGGAATTGAGTCAGTCCGAGTCCGCTGCAATTCTCTTCTCCTCAGGCACCACCGGGCGCGTGAAGGGCGTGTTGCTCTCGCACCGTAATCTCATCGCACTCATAGGCGGGTTCTGCCACCTGAAGAAAATCCTGCAAGATTCCGACGAAGCGGTGCCGCATCCCGTGTCACTGTTCACGCTGCCGCTGTTCCACGTGTTCGGGTTCTTCATGCTGGTGAGGTCCATCGCTATGGGGGAGACGCTCGTTCTGATGCAGAGATTCGATTTCGAAGGGATGCTCAAAGCCGTGGAGAGGTATAAAATCTCAATGATTCCGGTGTCGCCGCCGCTCGTGGTGGCTCTCGCCAAGTCTGAGCTCGTAAACAAGTACGACCTCAGCTCGCTGCAGATACTCGGTTGTGGCGGCGCGCCGCTCGGCGAGCAGGTCGCCGATGACTTCAAAGCCAAATTCCCCAACGTGGAAATTGCCCAG GGCTATGGTCTGACTGAAAGTGGAGGAGGAGCAGCTAGAACATTGGGGCCTGAGGAGATCAAGCGCCATGGTTCTGTGGGTCGACTATCAGAAAACATGGAGGCCAAGATAGTGGATCCTGTAACTGGAGAGGCATTACTTCCTTGCCAAAAGGGGGAACTGTGGATTCGAGGTCCAACAATCATGAAAG GTTATGTAGGAGATGAGAAGGCGACAGCTGAAACATTGGATTCAGAGGGATGGCTGAAGACGGGCGATCTTTGTTATTTTGATTCCGATGGTTTCCTCTACATTGTAGATAGACTGAAGGAATTGATCAAATACAAAGCTTATCAG GTTCCCCCTGCTGAATTGGAACACATACTTCACACCAATCCTGAAATTGCTGATGCTGCAGTAGTTCC GTACCCGGATGAAGAAGCAGGACAGATTCCTATGGCCTTTGTTGTAAGAAAAGCTGGAAGCAACATAACTGCAGATCAGATCATGAAGTTTGTGGCAAAGCAG GTTTCTCCTTACAAGAAGATACGACGTGTTTCTTTTGTCAATTCTATCCCAAAATCTCCTGCTGGCAAAATTTTGAGGAGAGAATTAGTTGATTATGCTCTATCCAGTGGTTCATCCAAATTGTGA